The DNA window GCTGATCACCAGCTGATCACCAGCTGATCACCAGCTGATCACCGACTGATCACCGACTGATCACCGACTGATCACCAGCTGATCACCAGCTGATCACCAGCTGATCACTGGCTGATCACCAGCTGATCACCAGCTGATCCAATGGCTGCATGAATGATTGTAGGGGATGTTTCTGAAGGTTCACTGACCATCTGGTCCATGAAGGAGACGAAGCACCAGAAGGCGTCCACCTCGTTCTCCATGACGTAGAGGATGGGGGACAGCAGGTCACTCATCCCCTGGACGTACCCTGGAGGACACAGACATTCATGACCCTGAGGACACCAGGAACCCCTCACAGGAACCCCTCACAGGAACCCCTCACAGGAACCCCTCACAGGAACCCCTCACAGGAACCACCCAGATCCCCCTAGTGGATGCGGTCTCCAGGAGATCCAAGCTCAGCCTCACCCAGGTCAAAGTCAAACATGCAGTAGGTCATGAGGATGTCGTGGAGGAGAACCAGGCCCGGGTTGTCCATGCCCTCATAGAACCGGTTGGTTCTGTCGGTTCTGTTCACGTCCTTCTCTGAAACCAGTCAACAAACACACCAGGGTCaatggaggagagggggaggagagaagggggaggaggaggaggagaggaggcgggggaggagacgaggagggggaggaggaggaggagggggaggagagggggagggggagggggaggagagggaggagaggagggaaggagagggaggaggagagggggaggagaggaggagggaggagaggaggaggaggttcctCTCACCGATCAGACTCCTATAGTCCCTCAGCCTTGAGTTCCTCTTCTCCTGTTCCTCACTCACAGATTTCCACTGGAGCTTCATCCTGAAATACTCAtcactacacacacagatacacacagacacacacagagacacacagagacacacacacacacacacactccagttACCACTACATTAACATtacccccccctctcctcctcctcctcctcttacgtCTTCAGtctctgcagtgttttcctttcctctgttgAACTGTCCCATGGAAAATATCCCAACAGGAACTTCCAGGCCTCCTTCCTCACAGCGTGGCACAGCCcctacaacacaacaacacaacaacaacaacaacacaacattactACTCTGTGTTATTGTAGTGTGTCTTCTGttattgtgtgtattgttgtagTGTGTTGCTTTGTGTAAAGATCAAGTGATGTGGATTTAttagggccgatactgatttTTAACATCAGCATTGGTCGATACTGGGAGGCAATACCGGGAGGAGATACAGGGAGGCGATACTGGGTAGAGATACTGCCTCCCAGTCGTCCTCAGCGTCTCCAGCAGACAGAGCTGCCTGTGGacgcgcctgtctgtaaatacTGCTGAGGAgctgataccagtaaaaaacgGCCGGCCGATAGTTGCCTTTTTTCCTTACACATCTCTAGTTGTcgtgtgttggtgttgtgtagtgttgttgtgtagtgttgtcgtgtgttggtgttgtgtagtgttgtagttgtgtagGTGACGTGCCCCCTTGAAGATGTTGTGTCTCAGTTGTGGGACGTCCCTCATGCGTCCCACTGGATCCTGGTGTTTGGTCCAGTCGTCCACAGACAGAGGGTCCTTCCTGGTCACCTGAGGCCTCAGTCCTAGGTCCACCTgaggggacagaggacaggggtTAGAGGATAGAGGACAGGGGTcaggggacagaggacaggggacaggggtcAGGGGatagaggacagaggacagaggacaggggacaggggacaggggtcaggggacagaggacagaggacagaggacagaggacagggatCAGGGGGCAGAGGACCAGGTTTGTCTTCTCACCCTGGTGATGACCTCGAAGCCCGGTTCCTCCTGCTGGTTGATCTCCAGTCCCGGGATGACCTCCCCCAGGAGGTCCGCCCCCTCCTCTGGGGGGCGCAGGTAGGCCCCCTCCTCTGGGGGGCGCAGGTAGGCCACCTCCTCTGgggggcgctgctgctgctcctctgtcccCCGCAGAGCATCAAAGATGTAGTTGGTGACTTTGGAGAAGCCGCCCAGGGTGGTGACATAGGGGTCTCGCCTCAGCTTCTatgagagacaaagacagacggAGTGAACCCTCTGGGACCAGGAGGGGGTCTCTGGGGTCTCTGGGACCAGGAGGGGGTCTCTGGGGTCTCTGGGGTCTATGGGACCAGGAGGGGGTCTCTGGGGTCTCTGGGGTCTCTGGGACCAGGAGGGGGTCTCTGGGGTCTCTGGGGTCTATGGGACCAGGAGGGGGTCTCTGGGGTCTCTGGGACCAGGAAGGGGTCTTGGGGGTCTCTGGGGTCTCTGGAGTCTCTGGAGTCTCTTACGTGAACGAGGCCAAAGTTGTTGTCGTCGAGCAGGTTTTCGAAGGACTGGGACAGGGCCCTGTTGGGGGTGCTGACCATCAGACAGGTCTCAGCGTGGGGGGACCTGCCAACAGGAAAGACCAGGTCAGGCCCAAGAACCTCAACAGGAGCGTCAGACAGAGGACGGGGTCTACAGGAAGCCTCTGGTACTCACTCAGTCAGCAGGGCGAACCTCCGCAGGCTGTCCAGGAACTCGGTGCTGCCGCCCTGGTGGAAGTGCAGAGGTGGAAGGGGGACGGACGAgtccttcagctgcagcaccagGAAGGTCCAGCCCTCCTCCTTCACCGTGATGGAGCGAAGCTCAGAGACGCTGAAGCTGAACCCCCATCGGCTCCTCTCGtggctgtggttcagagagcCTGGAAGACCAGGTCCAGCAACACAACAGGACATGAACACCATAAACACCCTGCAAGCCCCAGAACCAGGGCCCCAGAACCAGGGCCTCAGAACCAGGGCCCTAGAACCAGGGCCCCAGAACCAGGGCCTCAGAACCAGGGCCCTAGAACCAGGGCCCCAGAACCAGGGCCTCAAAACCAGGGCCCCAGAACCAGGGCCCCAGAAGCAGGGCCTCAGAACCAGGGCCTCAGAACCAGGGCTCCAGAACCAGGGCTCCAGAACCAGCATGGGTGGTGGGAACTTCTGGTCTGCTGCTCCTTTGGAGACTGTGGAACGTCCTCCCCCACAGACTACACATGGTTTTAAACtacactacactatactatactacactataatatactatactattctatactacactatactatactataatatactacactacactatactatactacactatactataatacactatactatattatactacactataatatactatactatactacactacactatactatactacactttactatactatactacactataatatactatactatactatactattctatactacact is part of the Mugil cephalus isolate CIBA_MC_2020 chromosome 10, CIBA_Mcephalus_1.1, whole genome shotgun sequence genome and encodes:
- the tbc1d15 gene encoding TBC1 domain family member 15, which encodes MLTSSGRSERNMAAESAVKVIYEHEGVFIHPNGDGDGTEPDLLSGSLRILDKDAEIVVDFRPLEDSVDPSNMLCAGKDSSSVVEWAQNSQSSQNPQLLESQQSYETEWDMVNTVSFKKRTCPNGDGSLNHSHERSRWGFSFSVSELRSITVKEEGWTFLVLQLKDSSVPLPPLHFHQGGSTEFLDSLRRFALLTESPHAETCLMVSTPNRALSQSFENLLDDNNFGLVHKLRRDPYVTTLGGFSKVTNYIFDALRGTEEQQQRPPEEVAYLRPPEEGAYLRPPEEGADLLGEVIPGLEINQQEEPGFEVITRVDLGLRPQVTRKDPLSVDDWTKHQDPVGRMRDVPQLRHNIFKGGLCHAVRKEAWKFLLGYFPWDSSTEERKTLQRLKTDEYFRMKLQWKSVSEEQEKRNSRLRDYRSLIEKDVNRTDRTNRFYEGMDNPGLVLLHDILMTYCMFDFDLGYVQGMSDLLSPILYVMENEVDAFWCFVSFMDQMHQNFEEQMQGMKTQLIQLSTLLRLLDLSFWNYLESQDSGFLYFCFRWLLIRFKRELSFQDVLRLWEVMWTGLPCQNFHLLICCAILDSEKQKIMEENYGFNEILKHINELSMKLDVEEILQKAEGICLQVQNCKDLPHSISSILGLDSESCSQRTDGVSASRGDVCSNGHLRDSSAVFVS